One window from the genome of Molothrus ater isolate BHLD 08-10-18 breed brown headed cowbird chromosome 5, BPBGC_Mater_1.1, whole genome shotgun sequence encodes:
- the SOX10 gene encoding transcription factor SOX-10 has translation MADDQDLSEVEMSPVGSEDHHCLSPGPSMAADNSPHLTGSGNGEMGKVKKEQQDSEADDDKFPVCIREAVSQVLSGYDWTLVPMPVRVNGSNKSKPHVKRPMNAFMVWAQAARRKLADQYPHLHNAELSKTLGKLWRLLNESDKRPFIEEAERLRMQHKKDHPDYKYQPRRRKNGKATQGEGEGQVEGEAGGAAAIQAHYKNAHLDHRHPGEGSPMSDGHPEHSSGQSHGPPTPPTTPKTEMQAGKADSKREGRSLGEGGKPHIDFGNVDIGEISHEVMSNMETFDVNEFDQYLPPNGHAGHPGHVGGYAAAAAAGYGLGSALAAASGHSAWISKQHGVSLSTATSSVVDSKAQVKTEGSTPGGHYTDQPSTSQIAYTSLSLPHYGSAFPSISRPQFDYPDHQPSGPYYSHSTQASGLYSAFSYMGPSQRPLYTAISDPAPSVPQSHSPTHWEQPVYTTLSRP, from the exons ATGGCTGACGACCAAGACCTTTCAGAGGTGGAGATGAGCCCAGTGGGCTCTGAAGACCACCACTGCCTCTCCCCAGGACCCTCCATGGCAGCAGACAACTCCCCGCACCTCACTggctctgggaatggggagatggggaaggtgaagaaggagcagcaggactcGGAGGCGGACGATGACAAGTTCCCAGTGTGCATCCGCGAGGCAGTCAGCCAGGTGCTGAGCGGCTACGACTGGACCCTGGTTCCCATGCCCGTCCGGGTCAATGGAAGTAACAAGAGCAAACCCCACGTCAAGAGGCCCATGAATGCCTTCATGGTGTGGGCACAGGCTGCCCGGAGGAAACTGGCTGACCAGTACCCGCACCTGCACAATGCCGAGCTCAGTAAGACCTTGGGGAAGCTCTGGAG GTTACTGAATGAAAGCGACAAGCGGCCCTTTATCGAAGAGGCGGAGCGGCTGAGGATGCAGCACAAGAAGGACCATCCTGATTACAAGTACCAGCCCCGCCGGCGGAAAAATGGCAAGGCCACACAGGGCGAGGGTGAAGGACAGGTAGAAGGGGAGGCTGGTGGGGCTGCTGCTATCCAGGCCCACTACAAGAATGCCCACCTGGATCACAGGCATCCCGGCGAAGGGTCACCCATGTCCGACGGTCATCCGGAACACTCCTCAG GTCAGAGCCATGGGCCCCCCACACCTCCTACCACCCCTAAGACCGAGATGCAGGCAGGCAAAGCCGATTCCAAACGAGAAGGGCGTTCcctgggggaagggggaaagccACACATTGACTTTGGAAATGTGGACATTGGGGAGATCAGCCATGAGGTGATGTCCAACATGGAGACCTTTGATGTCAATGAATTCGATCAGTACCTGCCGCCCAACGGACACGCCGGCCACCCAGGCCACGTCGGGGGCTATGCGGCAGCGGCTGCTGCTGGCTATGGCCTTGGGAGTGCCCTGGCTGCGGCCAGCGGACACTCTGCCTGGATCTCCAAGCAGCACGGAGTCTCCTTGTCCACTGCCACCTCATCGGTGGTGGACTCAAAGGCCCAGGTGAAAACGGAGGGGTCCACCCCTGGAGGCCATTACACTGACCAGCCCTCCACTTCCCAGATTGCTTACACGTCCCTGAGTCTGCCCCACTACGGCTCGGCCTTCCCCTCCATCTCCAGGCCGCAGTTTGACTACCCGGACCACCAGCCCTCGGGACCCTACTACAGCCATTCCACCCAAGCCTCTGGCCTTTACTCTGCCTTCTCCTATATGGGACCTTCTCAACGTCCCCTTTACACTGCCATCTCTGACCCTGCACCCTCCGTGCCACAGTCCCATAGCCCCACACATTGGGAACAGCCCGTGTACACAACTCTCTCCAGACCATAG